Proteins from a genomic interval of Labrus mixtus chromosome 24, fLabMix1.1, whole genome shotgun sequence:
- the LOC132959600 gene encoding mid1-interacting protein 1-B-like: MMQISDSYNQKNSLFNAMNRFIGAVNNMDHTVMVPSLLRDVPLDDAEDVKAPVTASNSLATNSPAYLQQEGDMYGSYVLLKSIRNDIEWGVLQGEERRKEKVGVAEGAQEDDLEKQFHFHLSGLHAVLSKLTRKADTLTTRYKEEIGCRN; this comes from the coding sequence ATGATGCAGATATCTGACTCGTACAACCAGAAGAACTCTCTCTTCAACGCCATGAACCGCTTCATCGGCGCCGTCAACAACATGGACCACACGGTGATGGTGCCCAGCCTGCTGCGGGACGTCCCATTGGACGACGCAGAGGACGTAAAGGCGCCGGTGACCGCCTCAAACAGCCTCGCCACAAACAGCCCCGCCTACCTCCAACAGGAAGGAGACATGTACGGCTCGTACGTGCTGCTCAAGTCCATCCGCAACGACATCGAGTGGGGCGTCCTGCAGGGCGAGGAGCGGCGGAAGGAGAAGGTGGGCGTGGCCGAGGGGGCGCAGGAGGACGACCTGGAGAAACAGTTTCACTTCCACCTGAGCGGACTCCACGCGGTTCTGTCGAAACTGACGCGTAAAGCCGACACGCTCACCACCCGATACAAGGAGGAGATCGGCTGCAGGAACTGA
- the LOC132959578 gene encoding tetraspanin-7-like: MAPRRFETKPVIFCLKTLVLLYSFIFWVSGVVLLSVGLWWKFMLGPYMLLISSAPSNAPYVLTGTGLAIIVFGLFGCFATCRGRPWMLKVYAVFLSAVFMTELIAGISGFVFRHEIKGTFLTTYSEAVMRYDGRDDRSLAVDGVQRRLQCCGVYNYTSWFSSVYFPVGGVPSSCCISYSDCSSADLKNTTLAARKVHKQGCYELVTSFIESNMGIIAGVTFGIAFSQLIGMSLTCCLSRFINANQYEMV; encoded by the exons ATGGCTCCGAGGAGGTTTGAAACTAAACCGGTGATCTTCTGTCTGAAGACGCTGGTGCTGCTCTACTCCTTCATCTTCTgg gTGTCAGGTGTGGTGCTGCTGTCGGTGGGGTTATGGTGGAAGTTCATGTTGGGCccctacatgttgttgatctccaGCGCCCCCTCCAACGCTCCCTACGTCCTCACGGGCACCGGGCTCGCCATCATCGTGTTCGGACTGTTCGGCTGCTTCGccacctgcagggggcgcccCTGGATGCTCAAAGTG TACGCCGTCTTTCTGTCTGCCGTCTTCATGACTGAACTCATCGCTGGAATCTCTGGATTCGTCTTTCGACACGAG ATTAAAGGGACGTTCCTCACCACGTACAGTGAAGCTGTGATGAGATACGACGGACGAGATGACAGGAGTCTGGCTGTGGACGGAGTTCAACGAAGA TTACAATGCTGTGGAGTCTATAACTACACCAGCTGGTTCAGCAGCGTGTATTTCCCCGTCGGTGGAGTTCCCTCCAGCTGCTGCATCAGTTACTCCGACTGCAGCTCAGCAGACCTGAAGAACACGACCCTGGCTGCACGTAAAGTCCACaaacag GGATGTTATGAGTTGGTGACGTCGTTCATCGAGAGCAACATGGGAATCATCGCTGGAGTGACCTTTGGCATCGCCTTCTCTCAG CTGATCGGGATGTCACTCACCTGCTGTTTGTCCCGCTTCATCAACGCCAACCAGTACGAGATGGTGtaa